One region of Molothrus aeneus isolate 106 chromosome 1, BPBGC_Maene_1.0, whole genome shotgun sequence genomic DNA includes:
- the SSR1 gene encoding translocon-associated protein subunit alpha isoform X1 has translation MSRLSQLLLLALLVFPAALLLGDARGGPGLLVAAQDATEDEEAVEDTIVEDEDDEAEVEEDEPTDLTEEKEEEDLSGEPKASPSADTTILFVKGEDFPANNIVKFLVGFTNKGTEDFIVESLDASFRYPQDYQFYIQNFTALSLNTVVPPQRQATFEYSFIPAEPMGGRPFGLVINLNYRDASGNVFQDAVFNQTVTIIEKEDGLDGETIFMYMFLAGLGLLVIVGLHQLLESRKRKRPVQKVEMGTSNQNDVDMSWIPQETLNQIMQSRRDKASPRRLPYKRAQKRPVGSDE, from the exons GTTTATTAGTTGCAGCCCAAGATGCTACAGAAGATGAGGAAGCTGTGGAAGATACTATAGTtgaagatgaggatgatgaaGCTGAAGTTGAAGAAGATGAGCCAACAGACTTG acagaagaaaaagaggaagaagactTGTCAGGAGAACCTAAAGCCTCACCCAGTGCTGATACAACCATCTTATTTGTGAAAGGTGAAG aCTTTCCAGCGAACAACATTGTAAAATTTCTGGTGGGCTTCACCAATAAGGGTACAGAGGATTTCATTGTCGAGTCTCTTGATGCTTCTTTCCGGTACCCTCAAGACTACCAGTTTTACATCCAGAACTTCACAGCTCTTTCTCTGAACACAGTAGTTCCACCACAGAGACAAGCCACGTTTGAGTACTCCTTCATCCCTGCTGAGCCTATGGGTGGTCGTCCTTTCGGTCTGGTTATCAATCTCAACTACAGAGATGCCAGT GGCAACGTTTTTCAAGATGCTGTCTTCAATCAAACTGTTACAATTATTGAAAAAGAAGATGGGCTGGATGGAGAAAC GATCTTCATGTACATGTTCCTTGCTGGACTTGGTCTGCTGGTCATTGTTGGCCTGCATCAGTTGCTAGAGTCTAGGAAG aggaaaagacCAGTACAGAAAGTAGAGATGGGAACATCAAATCAGAACGATGTTGATATGAGCTGGATTCCCCAAGAAACTTTAAATCAAATAA TGCAAAGTAGAAGAG aTAAAGCTTCACCGAGGAGGTTGCCCTACAAGAGGGCACAGAAGAGACCAGTGGGCTCTGATGAGTAA
- the SSR1 gene encoding translocon-associated protein subunit alpha isoform X2, which translates to MSRLSQLLLLALLVFPAALLLGDARGGPGLLVAAQDATEDEEAVEDTIVEDEDDEAEVEEDEPTDLTEEKEEEDLSGEPKASPSADTTILFVKGEDFPANNIVKFLVGFTNKGTEDFIVESLDASFRYPQDYQFYIQNFTALSLNTVVPPQRQATFEYSFIPAEPMGGRPFGLVINLNYRDASGNVFQDAVFNQTVTIIEKEDGLDGETIFMYMFLAGLGLLVIVGLHQLLESRKRKRPVQKVEMGTSNQNDVDMSWIPQETLNQINKASPRRLPYKRAQKRPVGSDE; encoded by the exons GTTTATTAGTTGCAGCCCAAGATGCTACAGAAGATGAGGAAGCTGTGGAAGATACTATAGTtgaagatgaggatgatgaaGCTGAAGTTGAAGAAGATGAGCCAACAGACTTG acagaagaaaaagaggaagaagactTGTCAGGAGAACCTAAAGCCTCACCCAGTGCTGATACAACCATCTTATTTGTGAAAGGTGAAG aCTTTCCAGCGAACAACATTGTAAAATTTCTGGTGGGCTTCACCAATAAGGGTACAGAGGATTTCATTGTCGAGTCTCTTGATGCTTCTTTCCGGTACCCTCAAGACTACCAGTTTTACATCCAGAACTTCACAGCTCTTTCTCTGAACACAGTAGTTCCACCACAGAGACAAGCCACGTTTGAGTACTCCTTCATCCCTGCTGAGCCTATGGGTGGTCGTCCTTTCGGTCTGGTTATCAATCTCAACTACAGAGATGCCAGT GGCAACGTTTTTCAAGATGCTGTCTTCAATCAAACTGTTACAATTATTGAAAAAGAAGATGGGCTGGATGGAGAAAC GATCTTCATGTACATGTTCCTTGCTGGACTTGGTCTGCTGGTCATTGTTGGCCTGCATCAGTTGCTAGAGTCTAGGAAG aggaaaagacCAGTACAGAAAGTAGAGATGGGAACATCAAATCAGAACGATGTTGATATGAGCTGGATTCCCCAAGAAACTTTAAATCAAATAA aTAAAGCTTCACCGAGGAGGTTGCCCTACAAGAGGGCACAGAAGAGACCAGTGGGCTCTGATGAGTAA